From Pirellulales bacterium, a single genomic window includes:
- a CDS encoding PQQ-binding-like beta-propeller repeat protein translates to MSLVSRSQSQRSIRSFRLTLTRLLVIAATPLITAAARGDEWPRFRGPTGQGMTSETGLPTVWGAKENKNVVWKAELPPAIAAGRADNNQSSPIVWGDRVFATTVFWPTGKPQSEFPEQHVTCFNLSDGARQWDTVVPHGPWLLADLRGGYGAPTPATDGQRLYVAFGSATIAALDMQGKLLWQKEIADYKSIDVSFASSPILYRDTVLLLCDKNDHASTLTAYDAASGEVRWEKKRPNVAFDHTTPVQVEIHGKPQLLIAASNSLEGVDPENGDLLWQANTPGDVPSPIYHRGLVYSDSGRGGPGIAVDPDGSGDLTKTNVKWKIAQIPEGLSSPAAFGNALYRLHTPAVLRSFDMADGRQRFTARLDGVATQASPIVTAEGVIYLASAGRSYVIKAGPNLDILSVNDLDDPGPASPAAAHGMLILKGSKYLFGIGKK, encoded by the coding sequence ATGAGCCTGGTGAGCCGTTCGCAGTCTCAGCGCTCGATTCGCAGTTTCCGGCTCACCTTGACCAGACTGCTAGTCATTGCTGCAACTCCTCTCATCACGGCTGCCGCACGCGGCGACGAATGGCCCCGATTTCGCGGCCCGACCGGGCAGGGAATGACCTCGGAAACCGGCCTGCCGACAGTTTGGGGTGCAAAAGAGAACAAGAACGTCGTTTGGAAGGCCGAACTGCCGCCAGCGATTGCGGCCGGCCGTGCCGACAACAATCAGTCCAGTCCGATCGTATGGGGCGATCGTGTCTTTGCCACCACGGTTTTCTGGCCCACCGGAAAACCGCAAAGCGAGTTTCCAGAGCAGCACGTCACTTGCTTCAATCTTTCCGACGGCGCGCGCCAGTGGGACACTGTCGTGCCGCACGGGCCTTGGCTGCTCGCCGATCTGCGCGGAGGTTACGGCGCTCCGACGCCGGCGACGGATGGCCAGCGGCTCTATGTGGCTTTCGGCTCCGCCACCATCGCCGCCCTCGACATGCAGGGGAAACTTCTCTGGCAGAAGGAAATCGCGGATTACAAATCGATCGACGTCTCGTTCGCCTCCAGCCCAATCCTCTACCGCGACACGGTGCTCTTGCTCTGCGACAAGAACGATCACGCCTCGACGCTGACGGCATACGACGCGGCCTCGGGCGAAGTTCGTTGGGAAAAGAAGCGCCCCAACGTCGCCTTCGATCACACGACCCCGGTGCAAGTCGAGATCCACGGCAAGCCTCAGTTGCTCATCGCCGCGTCGAACTCGCTCGAAGGCGTCGATCCGGAAAACGGCGACCTGCTCTGGCAGGCCAACACGCCAGGCGACGTGCCCTCGCCTATTTATCACCGCGGGCTGGTCTATTCTGACAGCGGTCGCGGCGGGCCGGGCATCGCCGTCGATCCCGACGGATCGGGAGACCTCACAAAGACGAATGTCAAATGGAAGATCGCTCAGATTCCCGAGGGGCTCTCGTCGCCGGCGGCGTTTGGCAACGCGTTATATCGTTTGCACACACCGGCGGTGCTGCGATCATTCGACATGGCCGACGGGCGGCAGCGATTCACCGCTCGACTGGATGGCGTGGCGACACAGGCCAGCCCGATCGTCACGGCTGAGGGAGTGATTTATCTCGCCTCGGCAGGTCGCAGCTACGTTATCAAGGCGGGGCCGAACCTCGATATCCTCTCGGTCAATGATCTCGACGATCCCGGTCCCGCCTCCCCCGCGGCAGCGCACGGAATGCTGATCCTCAAGGGGTCGAAATATCTCTTTGGCATCGGTAAGAAATGA